In Anthocerotibacter panamensis C109, the sequence GATCAAAACTTCGGCAGTATCGAGTTGGCGGGCGCTCACCACCCGTCCCTCCGTCGCAGCATCCGCGCCTGCTGTCGTGAAGAAGGGGTCACGGGCGGCTTTGCGGGTGGAGGGTAAGAGGTTCCCGGCTTTGGCGAGGGCGAGTTGGTTTTGGTCGTTGGTGATAAAGAGGGCCAGTTGGAGGGCGGCCTCCGGGCGGCTGGTGGCTTTGGGGATGACGATATTCATCGCAGCGGCGTTGGTCTTTTTGTTGGGTCCGCTGATCTGGGGTCCGACCCCGGTGATCTCAGCTAATTCGGGGGCATTGCGGCTGATGGACTGGAGGAACTGTGGCCCGGTCAACAGGAGCGCACTCTCTGCGGCTTGATAGAGTTCGACGGCCTTGCGATGGCCTTCAGTCAGGGTCTCACGGGGGATGAGCCCGTCGCGGTAGAGCCCCACATAGTAGTCCGCTGCGGCTAATCCCTCGGGGCTGTTAAATGCGGCTTTGTGGTCGGGACCGAGCAGGGTGACGCCCATTTTGACCCAGGATTCGAGGATCTGACCGGTATCAAAGGTCGGGAGAAAGGCGTACTTGCCCGTCTTGGCCCGAATAGCTTGAGCGTCCCGACGCAACTGTGGGTAGGTAGCCGGGGGCCGGTCGAGGCCCGCCTTTTTAAAGAGGTCACGATTGTAGATGGTGACTTGGGTGGAGACATACCAGGGCAGACCAAAGGTCACGCCATTGAGGGCATTGGCGCGCCAGAAGTTCGGGAAATAGCGGGCTTTGTCTGGAGCACTGACTTGAGACTCGAGGTCGAGGAGTGCCTGACGTTGGGCGAGTTTGACGGCGAATTGGGGGTTGAGGTTGGCGACATCAGGGGCGGTCCCGGCGGCGACAGCAGAGAGAATCTTCTTCTCCATATCGGCCCAGGGCACATCCACCCACTTCACGGTCCCGGCCTCGGGGTGCTGACGGCTAAAGGCAGCCAAGGTAGCCTCCAGCAAAGCGGTATGCTCGGGCTTGAGCTGCATCGTCCAGAATTCCAGCGGGCGGTCTGCCGTGGTATTGGCCCCGCAGGACCCCAAAAAAACCGCACTCCCCATCAAAAAATGACGCCGACGTACCATAACCCTCTGTCCTGAACTGAGAACTTACGATACTATACTTTGCCCGTTCTCGGCCCCTCACCTCACAAAGGGGCACCAGCGGCTTTTAGGATGAGACTAGGACTGCTTGCGGGTACCTTTTTTGAGCAAAGCAAGGCCGCCCAAAGCCAGCGTGCCGAGGACCGTAGCCGGTTCCGGGACGGCAGCCGGGGTGACAGTGACCTGATCTACCAGCAGACCCGATAGGATCTGAGCATCGCCCACATTCGCGACTCCCAGACCCAGCGTAAAGATGCCGCTCGTGGCGAAAGTAAAGTTAAACGTCTGATAACCTGTGTCGCTGTCAAAGAAAATCGAAGAGGAAGCCCCCAGCAAGGAGGAGTTTGTATCAGCCAAGGTCGTAACGCCATTGAGGACAACAAAAGCGAAATCATTGGTGACCGTTGTGGGCGGCTCATTGGTCAGAAAGTTCCAACTCAGCGACAGGGTGTCTCCGGCGTTAGCGGTAAAGCTCTGGCTGATGCCTGCCCCATTGAATACGCCCAATCCGTTCAGGGTACCTGCGGTCAATTCAAAGAAGTCCTCCAACCCCGTCGCCCCGGTAGCAGCCCCCGCGTTGGTCAAGAGCGCTTGATTGGTCCCGTCCACCGGATTGATACCACTGCTTGCATTCTGAATGCTGGTGTTGCCGGTGCGATTCCAGCCGGTAAAGTTTTGCTCAAAGCTACCATTACTGAGGGTAGCTGCCTGGGCAGTGCCAGTCAGGACCGTTCCCGAGAGGGCGATAAGGAGTGCAGTGCGAGAGAAATTCATCATCGGAGTCCTCTGGGTAGAGATCGGTAGGGGGACAGTTGCGGCAATCTGCGGTGCGTTCGTCATAGTTAGTTCACCCGGAATTTAGTAGCAGTGGCAAGGCGACCACCCGGAGTGGTCAGGCGAATCTTGCCCGTAGCAGCACCTACGGGTACAACAGCAGTGATCTGGTTATCTGAGACCACAGTGAAGCTGGCAGACAGGTTATTAAAGAAGCCTACTGCGGTGGTCCCCGTGAAACCTGAGCCATTGATGGTCACAGTGGAGCCGACTGCGCCTGCTGGGGTAAAGCTCGTGATGGTCGGGGTCAGCGCTAGGTCCGCCGCCGCGACCCTGAAGGCGTAGAGGTAGGTCGGCAAGAGGCTCTGACCGGTTGGGCAAGGCGTATCCAGCGGAACTTGGGTGGAGGTGTCCACGAAGTTAGAACACACGTCAAACTGTACGCTTGAGCTATTCTGGGTGACACTAAAGTCGTTGTCGGTGCCCAACAACAAAAGTCGGGAGCCATCTGCCAATTGAGGGCCGACGGCAATGCCCTCGATCTTCTCCGCAGGCACATTTCCGGCAGCCAGAATTGCGCTATTGAGGTCAAGAAAAGGCGTCGCACGCTTAGCCACTGGGACGACCCCAGCGGGCAAAGTATTGGTATTGGCGAGGCTGAGGTTACTCACATTGGTCGCCCCGGCAATATTGATTTTGTAGACCCTTTTTTCGGAGACCTGGAGGGGGTGTTGTGCTGCATCGGTGGTGTAGAAGGGGTCATCCACCCCGAGTCCCCGGTTATCCCGCTCGATCACCAAGAACTCATTGTCGTTGAGGGCTGTGATTGCGCTGATGCCAATGCTGCGGCCCTGGTTGGTAGCACTAAACGTCGTAGCGCTCGGTGGCAGTCCGCTGTTGAGGAGGTTGCGGTCCTCGAGTACATAGATAAATTGGCCGTCGGACCTGCCCGTAGTCGTATCAAAGCGCAGCAATCTGAGGTTGCGGCTGTTGCGTCCATCGTTGCTCGAGCCCTCATTGACCAAGGGGTCCTGCAATATAGCCCAGAGCCGGGAGCCGTCCGCACTGAGGGTCAGGCCCTCAAAGCCCCGATTGTCCTGACGACCGTTGACAATGGTGGGGCGGCCTGCAACGTACTCGGGAGCCCCACCCGCAACTTTAGCAATCACATTTGGGGCATTGACTACAGGCGGGCTCAGGCTAGGGACCGTGAGCACCTGATCGAGGACGCCAGTGGGCGTGAAGTGATAGATCGAAGGCCCATACTCATCAGCAACATAGAAGCTGCCATCCGGCAGGACCACCAATCCTTCCGGGTCGTGGCTGCGGCCTAAGACCCCGGAATTGCCGTTGAGGGGATCAAGGGAAGGATTAAAGCCATTGAAAGGCGTAGCGGTAGGGAAGGTGATCCCGCCCACGGTCATACCCGCCGGAATCGTAAGCGCAGTCGTAGCGAGGAGCCTGAAGTCGCTGATAGCTCCGGTGGTCGGATTGACGGTCACGCTAAACTTCTGCACCCGCGTGTCGTAGGCAATGGTGCCCCCACCCGGTCCCCGGTCCGCTACCCCGTAGAAGACATAGGTATTGGTGGCTGGGCTGTTGGCTGAGTCAAAGGAAGCATAGTAGAGGTCGGAGACAAACCCCCCAAGGCGGTTGACATTCCCTCCCGAGCCCTGAGCCGCAGGGGTCAAATCGGCGGCATTCCCCGCAATGGTTAAAAAGTTGACCAGTCCCCGCTGTGCCCCGACAGGAGCCAACACCACTACGGAGACGGTGCAGGTAGCCGTCTGGGGCGTCGGTGAATCACTATTGGTGAAAGTCAGTGTGACAGCGTGGGAGCCCTGCGCCACGGTGCTGTCCACGTTGAGGGTTGCGCTAGCCGTCCCCCCTAAGCCCTGAGCCGGGGTGATATTGGTAAGACTGATACCCGCAACAGCTACGCTGGTGATAGCAATATTAGTCACGATATCATCGCTGTCAGTCGCGCTCACCGTCGCTGAAGTCGCAGACCCCAAGGGCGTGCTGAGGGTTACAGGACAAGTGGGGCTCACCGGCTGATTGACCACAGTGCCACTCGTCGGGGCCAGCGCAATACC encodes:
- a CDS encoding ABC transporter substrate-binding protein — translated: MVRRRHFLMGSAVFLGSCGANTTADRPLEFWTMQLKPEHTALLEATLAAFSRQHPEAGTVKWVDVPWADMEKKILSAVAAGTAPDVANLNPQFAVKLAQRQALLDLESQVSAPDKARYFPNFWRANALNGVTFGLPWYVSTQVTIYNRDLFKKAGLDRPPATYPQLRRDAQAIRAKTGKYAFLPTFDTGQILESWVKMGVTLLGPDHKAAFNSPEGLAAADYYVGLYRDGLIPRETLTEGHRKAVELYQAAESALLLTGPQFLQSISRNAPELAEITGVGPQISGPNKKTNAAAMNIVIPKATSRPEAALQLALFITNDQNQLALAKAGNLLPSTRKAARDPFFTTAGADAATEGRVVSARQLDTAEVLIPPFDNLDQLQQMVYEELQLAMLDKKSTAQCLKDAALRWDTLA
- a CDS encoding PEP-CTERM sorting domain-containing protein (PEP-CTERM proteins occur, often in large numbers, in the proteomes of bacteria that also encode an exosortase, a predicted intramembrane cysteine proteinase. The presence of a PEP-CTERM domain at a protein's C-terminus predicts cleavage within the sorting domain, followed by covalent anchoring to some some component of the (usually Gram-negative) cell surface. Many PEP-CTERM proteins exhibit an unusual sequence composition that includes large numbers of potential glycosylation sites. Expression of one such protein has been shown restore the ability of a bacterium to form floc, a type of biofilm.); this encodes MTNAPQIAATVPLPISTQRTPMMNFSRTALLIALSGTVLTGTAQAATLSNGSFEQNFTGWNRTGNTSIQNASSGINPVDGTNQALLTNAGAATGATGLEDFFELTAGTLNGLGVFNGAGISQSFTANAGDTLSLSWNFLTNEPPTTVTNDFAFVVLNGVTTLADTNSSLLGASSSIFFDSDTGYQTFNFTFATSGIFTLGLGVANVGDAQILSGLLVDQVTVTPAAVPEPATVLGTLALGGLALLKKGTRKQS
- a CDS encoding esterase-like activity of phytase family protein; this encodes MPFLLLGLPTHAAPLTPGNLVVYRVGDGVGSLINTGNPVFLDEYTPAGVLVQSLALPTTSSGPNRRLVASGTATSEGLLAPSADQRFLFLTGYDSVLPSPVSLSGTASVTVNRVVGRVDASGNIDTTTALTDGSTGNNPRSATSTDGANIWFTGGAGGIRATTLGATTSTQISTTVTNLRQLNIFNSQLYTSTSSGSAVRLGTVGTGTPTAAGQTITNLPGFPLTGSPYAFFFADLSPQVPGVDTVYVADDTSTTGGLLKFSLVGGTWTASGTAGAATDAYRGLTGVVNGSTVTLYATRRGGSGSTGGGELVTLVDASGYNGSLSGTPALIRTAVANTAFRGIALAPTSGTVVNQPVSPTCPVTLSTPLGSATSATVSATDSDDIVTNIAITSVAVAGISLTNITPAQGLGGTASATLNVDSTVAQGSHAVTLTFTNSDSPTPQTATCTVSVVVLAPVGAQRGLVNFLTIAGNAADLTPAAQGSGGNVNRLGGFVSDLYYASFDSANSPATNTYVFYGVADRGPGGGTIAYDTRVQKFSVTVNPTTGAISDFRLLATTALTIPAGMTVGGITFPTATPFNGFNPSLDPLNGNSGVLGRSHDPEGLVVLPDGSFYVADEYGPSIYHFTPTGVLDQVLTVPSLSPPVVNAPNVIAKVAGGAPEYVAGRPTIVNGRQDNRGFEGLTLSADGSRLWAILQDPLVNEGSSNDGRNSRNLRLLRFDTTTGRSDGQFIYVLEDRNLLNSGLPPSATTFSATNQGRSIGISAITALNDNEFLVIERDNRGLGVDDPFYTTDAAQHPLQVSEKRVYKINIAGATNVSNLSLANTNTLPAGVVPVAKRATPFLDLNSAILAAGNVPAEKIEGIAVGPQLADGSRLLLLGTDNDFSVTQNSSSVQFDVCSNFVDTSTQVPLDTPCPTGQSLLPTYLYAFRVAAADLALTPTITSFTPAGAVGSTVTINGSGFTGTTAVGFFNNLSASFTVVSDNQITAVVPVGAATGKIRLTTPGGRLATATKFRVN